CCTCCTTGCCGCGCGGCACGAGATGCGAGAACAGCGAACGCGACAGCGCCTGGCTCCCGCCGAGGACCATGCCGATCGCGGCGGCCAGGGCGAAGAACCAGACCGGCGCCCCGGCGGGCAGGAAGTATCCGGCGCCCAGGATCGCCGTCCAGACGGCCAGCGAGGCGAGAATCGTCCGTTTGGCCCCGTGGGTCCGCGCCAGCCGCCCCATGCCGAGCGCGCCCACCACCGCCAGGATCTGCACCAGCAGCACGGCCGTGATCAGCGTCGTCTGGTCGAGCCCCAGCTCCTCGGAGCCGTAGATCGAGGCCTGGGAGATCACCGTCTGCACACCGTCGTTGTAGATCAGATAGGCGAGCAGGAAGGAGAGCGTCAGGGGATGGCGGCGCATGTCGCGCAGCGTCGCCATCAGCTGGCGCCAGCCCGTACCGACCGATCCCTCGCCCGCCTTCCCGGCGTCCCTCACCACCCGCCGGTCGCGCAGCCTGCTCAGCGGCACCAGCGTGAACGCGCCCCACCAGACACCGGCGGAGGCCAGACAGATCCGTACGGCCGTCGACTCCGAGACACCGAACGACTCGTGGCCGGTGTAGAGAATCAGGTTCAGTACGAGGACGAAGGCGCCCGAGGTGTAGCCGAACGCCCAGCCCCGTGAGGAGACGGCGTCACGCTCCTCGGGCGTGGCTATCTGGGGCAGATAGGCGTTGTAGAGGGCCATGGAGAC
This window of the Streptomyces niveus genome carries:
- a CDS encoding MFS transporter — its product is MRGRGVTADTAGLTGDETDRIREQRGWYFYDFACSVYSTSVVTVFLGPYLTSVAKAAADADGFVHPLGIPVRAGSVFAYSVSVSIVLAVLLMPLAGAAADRTGRKKPLLAVAAYVGAGATAGMFFLDGDRYVLGVVLLIVANASLSVSMALYNAYLPQIATPEERDAVSSRGWAFGYTSGAFVLVLNLILYTGHESFGVSESTAVRICLASAGVWWGAFTLVPLSRLRDRRVVRDAGKAGEGSVGTGWRQLMATLRDMRRHPLTLSFLLAYLIYNDGVQTVISQASIYGSEELGLDQTTLITAVLLVQILAVVGALGMGRLARTHGAKRTILASLAVWTAILGAGYFLPAGAPVWFFALAAAIGMVLGGSQALSRSLFSHLVPRGKEAEYFAAYEMSDRGLSWLGPLVFGLTYQVTGSYRDAILSLVVFFVIGFALLARVPVRRAVAEAGNPVPERI